In Modestobacter versicolor, a single genomic region encodes these proteins:
- a CDS encoding homogentisate 1,2-dioxygenase — protein MAYYRRVGDVPPKRHTQHRRPDGGLYAEELMGEEGFTADSALLYHRGIPSSLVDARPWELPDQALTPNTPLLPRHLRLPELFPGDEHEATDPVTGRRLVLGNADVRISYAVSSLPSPYYRNATGDECVFVERGTATVETVFGALDVGPGDFVVIPRATTHRWLPTGAEPLRSYAVEANSHVTPPKRYLSRYGQFLEHAPYCERDLRAPTEPLLAEGTDVEVVVKHRGAGPGGLAGTVHVVPEHPFDVVGWDGCLYPYAFDVSDFEPITGRVHQPPPVHQVFEGTGFVICAFVPRKVDYHPLAVPVPYFHSNVDSDEVMFYVAGDYEARKGSGIGTGSVSLHPGGHSHGPQPAAIEASLGAERFDELAVMVDTFRPLSLGEGGTAVDDGRYAWSWSGRGPSR, from the coding sequence ATGGCGTACTACCGGCGGGTGGGGGACGTCCCGCCCAAGCGGCACACCCAGCACCGGCGTCCGGACGGCGGGCTGTACGCCGAGGAGCTGATGGGCGAGGAGGGCTTCACCGCCGACTCCGCGCTGCTCTACCACCGCGGCATCCCGTCCTCGCTGGTCGACGCCCGGCCGTGGGAGCTGCCCGACCAGGCGCTGACGCCCAACACCCCGCTGCTCCCCCGGCACCTGCGGCTGCCCGAGCTGTTCCCCGGCGACGAGCACGAGGCGACGGACCCGGTGACCGGCCGCCGGCTGGTGCTGGGCAACGCCGACGTGCGGATCTCCTACGCGGTGAGCAGCCTGCCCAGCCCGTACTACCGCAACGCCACCGGCGACGAGTGCGTGTTCGTCGAGCGCGGCACCGCCACCGTGGAGACCGTCTTCGGCGCGCTGGACGTCGGCCCGGGCGACTTCGTGGTGATCCCGCGGGCGACCACCCACCGCTGGCTGCCCACCGGGGCCGAGCCGCTGCGCAGCTACGCCGTCGAGGCGAACTCGCACGTCACCCCGCCCAAGCGGTACCTGTCCCGGTACGGGCAGTTCCTCGAGCACGCGCCGTACTGCGAGCGCGACCTGCGCGCGCCGACCGAGCCGCTGCTGGCCGAGGGCACCGACGTGGAGGTCGTCGTCAAGCACCGCGGCGCCGGCCCCGGCGGGCTGGCCGGCACGGTGCACGTCGTCCCGGAGCACCCCTTCGACGTCGTGGGCTGGGACGGCTGCCTCTACCCCTACGCGTTCGACGTCAGCGACTTCGAGCCGATCACCGGCCGGGTGCACCAGCCGCCGCCGGTGCACCAGGTCTTCGAGGGCACCGGCTTCGTCATCTGCGCCTTCGTGCCGCGCAAGGTCGACTACCACCCGCTGGCCGTGCCGGTGCCCTACTTCCACTCCAACGTCGACTCCGACGAGGTCATGTTCTACGTCGCCGGCGACTACGAAGCACGCAAGGGCTCCGGCATCGGCACGGGCTCGGTGTCGCTGCACCCGGGCGGGCACAGCCACGGGCCGCAGCCCGCCGCCATCGAGGCGTCGCTGGGGGCCGAGCGGTTCGACGAGCTCGCCGTCATGGTCGACACCTTCCGGCCGCTGTCCCTCGGCGAGGGCGGGACGGCGGTCGACGACGGCCGCTACGCCTGGAGCTGGTCGGGGCGGGGGCCCAGCAGGTGA
- a CDS encoding Lrp/AsnC family transcriptional regulator: protein MARLDTLDLALLRALTEHPKAGALELSRRLGVARGTVQARLQRLEESGVVTGYGPDVDLPAAGFGVQAFVTLEIAQGALDDVTADLTAMPGVLEAHATTGSGDVLCRVAARSHGELQQTLLQLGRSGSVVRSTSVVALSELVPRRVLPLLAAVEDAPPARAPGHRAVGTPGPRPPG from the coding sequence ATGGCCCGGCTGGACACCCTGGACCTGGCGCTGCTCCGGGCGCTGACCGAGCACCCCAAGGCCGGCGCGCTGGAGCTGTCCCGGCGGCTCGGGGTGGCCCGCGGCACGGTGCAGGCGCGGCTGCAGCGGCTGGAGGAGTCCGGCGTCGTCACCGGCTACGGCCCGGACGTCGACCTCCCGGCGGCCGGCTTCGGCGTCCAGGCGTTCGTCACCCTGGAGATCGCCCAGGGCGCGCTGGACGACGTCACCGCCGACCTGACCGCGATGCCCGGCGTGCTCGAGGCCCACGCGACGACCGGCTCCGGCGACGTGCTGTGCCGGGTGGCCGCGCGCTCGCACGGCGAGCTGCAGCAGACCCTGCTCCAGCTGGGCCGCTCGGGTTCCGTCGTGCGGTCGACCAGCGTGGTCGCGCTGTCGGAGCTGGTGCCGCGCCGGGTGCTGCCGCTGCTGGCCGCCGTCGAGGACGCACCGCCGGCCCGGGCGCCCGGGCACCGCGCCGTCGGCACCCCGGGACCGCGGCCGCCCGGCTGA
- a CDS encoding cold-shock protein, whose product MPQGTVKWFNAEKGFGFIEPDDGGQDVFAHFSAIADDGGYRSLDEGQRVEYTASPGDRGMQADSIQPLGGGGRPPAREQRGHRDDPRQVRAPRAPQRGGGGSEGTVRWFNAEKGFGFIEPDEGGDDVFVHFSAIVDDGGYRSLEEGQRVEYTASPGQRGLQADSVQPLGGGRAPARDDRRQSGPRDSGHDRAPQRGGGGSEGTVRWFNAEKGFGFIEPDGGGEDVFVHFSAIADDGGYRSLEEGQRVEFSASPGQRGLQADHVQPLGGGGRPPAREPRRDDRRPSAPRDRAPRAPRGGGASGQGTVRFFNAEKGFGFIEPDDGGDDVFVHFSAIADRGGYRSLDEGQRVEYSASQGDRGMQADSVDPL is encoded by the coding sequence ATGCCGCAGGGCACGGTCAAGTGGTTCAACGCCGAGAAGGGATTCGGGTTCATCGAGCCCGACGACGGCGGGCAGGACGTGTTCGCGCACTTCTCGGCGATCGCCGACGACGGGGGCTACCGCAGCCTCGACGAGGGCCAGCGGGTCGAGTACACGGCGAGCCCGGGCGACCGCGGCATGCAGGCCGACTCCATCCAGCCCCTCGGCGGCGGCGGGCGCCCGCCGGCCCGCGAGCAGCGCGGCCACCGCGACGACCCCCGCCAGGTGCGCGCCCCCCGCGCTCCCCAGCGCGGCGGCGGTGGCAGCGAGGGCACGGTGCGCTGGTTCAACGCCGAGAAGGGATTCGGATTCATCGAGCCCGACGAGGGCGGCGACGACGTGTTCGTGCACTTCTCCGCGATCGTCGACGACGGCGGGTACCGCAGCCTGGAGGAGGGCCAGCGGGTCGAGTACACCGCCAGCCCCGGCCAGCGCGGCCTGCAGGCCGACTCCGTGCAGCCCCTCGGTGGCGGCCGCGCGCCGGCCCGCGACGACCGCCGGCAGAGCGGCCCCCGCGACAGCGGCCACGACCGCGCCCCGCAGCGCGGCGGCGGTGGCAGCGAGGGCACGGTGCGCTGGTTCAACGCCGAGAAGGGCTTCGGGTTCATCGAGCCCGACGGCGGCGGCGAGGACGTGTTCGTGCACTTCTCCGCGATCGCCGACGACGGCGGCTACCGCAGCCTGGAGGAGGGCCAGCGGGTCGAGTTCTCCGCCAGCCCCGGCCAGCGCGGCCTGCAGGCCGACCACGTCCAGCCCCTCGGTGGCGGCGGCCGCCCGCCGGCCCGCGAGCCCCGCCGCGACGACCGCCGGCCGAGCGCGCCCCGCGACCGGGCACCGCGCGCCCCCCGGGGCGGCGGCGCCAGCGGGCAGGGCACCGTGCGCTTCTTCAACGCCGAGAAGGGCTTCGGCTTCATCGAGCCCGACGACGGCGGCGACGACGTGTTCGTGCACTTCTCCGCGATCGCCGACCGGGGCGGCTACCGCAGCCTGGACGAGGGCCAGCGGGTCGAGTACTCCGCCAGCCAGGGCGACCGGGGCATGCAGGCCGACTCGGTGGACCCGCTCTGA
- a CDS encoding DUF72 domain-containing protein has translation MAVAVGTSGWSYAHWDGVLYPPGTPPADRLGHYVRRFGTVELNASFYRWPRTATFASWRRRLPPGFQLSVKAPRGLTHAKRLYAPEAWVDRLVACWHELGDKRAVLLVQLHPAHERDDARLDFLLGRLPGWMRVAVEFRHPSWHDEAVYRLLERHGAAYVVMSGAGLPCVLRATAPFVYVRMHGPDPQHLYAGSYPTADLRWWADRVREWSAGGRDVFVYFNNDGYGHAVRNAEELRGLLG, from the coding sequence GTGGCCGTCGCCGTCGGGACGTCGGGCTGGAGCTACGCGCACTGGGACGGCGTGCTCTACCCGCCCGGCACCCCGCCGGCCGACCGGCTGGGGCACTACGTGCGGCGCTTCGGCACCGTCGAGCTCAACGCGAGCTTCTACCGCTGGCCGCGGACGGCGACGTTCGCGAGCTGGCGGCGCCGGCTGCCCCCGGGGTTCCAGCTGTCGGTCAAGGCCCCGCGCGGGCTGACCCACGCCAAGCGGCTGTACGCGCCGGAGGCGTGGGTCGACCGGCTGGTGGCCTGCTGGCACGAGCTGGGCGACAAGCGGGCGGTGCTGCTGGTGCAGCTGCACCCGGCGCACGAGCGGGACGACGCCCGGCTCGACTTCCTCCTCGGCCGGCTGCCCGGCTGGATGCGGGTGGCCGTGGAGTTCCGGCACCCCAGCTGGCACGACGAGGCGGTGTACCGGCTGCTCGAGCGGCACGGTGCGGCCTACGTCGTGATGAGCGGCGCCGGGCTGCCCTGCGTGCTGCGGGCGACGGCGCCGTTCGTCTACGTGCGGATGCACGGCCCCGACCCGCAGCACCTCTACGCCGGGTCGTACCCGACGGCGGACCTGCGGTGGTGGGCCGACCGGGTGCGTGAGTGGTCCGCCGGCGGCCGGGACGTGTTCGTCTACTTCAACAACGACGGGTACGGCCACGCGGTGCGCAACGCGGAGGAGCTGCGCGGCCTGCTCGGCTGA
- the hppD gene encoding 4-hydroxyphenylpyruvate dioxygenase → MTLEQTLTDEEKLAELSLEQLQQLVGLVDHDASRDPFPVSGWDALVWVVGNATQTAHYFQSAYGMELVAYSGPETGNRDSHAYVLTSGAARFVVTGAYDPASPLADHHRRHGDGIADIALGVPDVDTCIAHARASGATVLTEPHDLTDEHGTVRLAAITTYGDTRHTLVDRSRYDGPYLPGFVARSSTFVKRPGAPRRLFQAIDHVVGNVELGAMDRWVEFYNRVMGFTNMAEFVGADIATDYSALMSKVVSNGNHRVKFPLNEPAVGKKKSQIDEYLEFYGGPGAQHVALATNDILGAVDALRAEGVVFLATPDSYYSDPALRARIGEVRVPIEELQRRGVLVDRDEDGYLLQIFTKPLGDRPTVFFELIERHGSLGFGIGNFKALFEAIEREQELRGNF, encoded by the coding sequence GTGACCCTCGAGCAGACCCTCACCGACGAGGAGAAGCTGGCCGAGCTGAGCCTCGAGCAGCTGCAGCAGCTGGTCGGGCTCGTCGACCACGACGCCTCTCGCGACCCGTTCCCGGTCAGCGGCTGGGACGCGCTGGTCTGGGTCGTCGGCAACGCCACCCAGACCGCGCACTACTTCCAGTCGGCCTACGGCATGGAGCTGGTCGCCTACTCCGGGCCGGAGACCGGCAACCGCGACTCCCACGCCTACGTGCTCACCAGCGGCGCGGCCCGGTTCGTGGTCACCGGGGCCTACGACCCGGCCAGCCCGCTCGCCGACCACCACCGCCGGCACGGCGACGGCATCGCCGACATCGCGCTGGGCGTGCCCGACGTGGACACCTGCATCGCGCACGCCCGGGCGAGCGGGGCCACCGTGCTCACCGAACCGCACGACCTCACCGACGAGCACGGCACGGTGCGGCTGGCGGCGATCACCACCTACGGCGACACCCGGCACACCCTGGTCGACCGCTCGCGCTACGACGGCCCGTACCTGCCCGGGTTCGTCGCCCGCAGCTCGACCTTCGTCAAGCGACCCGGCGCCCCGCGGCGGCTGTTCCAGGCGATCGACCACGTGGTGGGCAACGTCGAGCTCGGCGCCATGGACCGCTGGGTCGAGTTCTACAACCGGGTCATGGGCTTCACGAACATGGCCGAGTTCGTCGGCGCGGACATCGCCACCGACTACTCCGCGCTGATGAGCAAGGTGGTGTCCAACGGCAACCACCGGGTCAAGTTCCCGCTCAACGAGCCGGCGGTGGGCAAGAAGAAGTCGCAGATCGACGAGTACCTGGAGTTCTACGGCGGCCCGGGCGCCCAGCACGTCGCGCTGGCCACCAACGACATCCTCGGCGCGGTCGACGCGCTGCGGGCCGAGGGGGTCGTCTTCCTCGCCACCCCGGACTCCTACTACTCCGACCCCGCGCTGCGGGCCCGGATCGGCGAGGTGCGGGTGCCGATCGAGGAGCTGCAGCGCCGCGGGGTCCTCGTCGACCGGGACGAGGACGGGTACCTGCTGCAGATCTTCACCAAGCCCCTCGGCGACCGGCCGACCGTCTTCTTCGAGCTGATCGAGCGGCACGGGTCGCTGGGCTTCGGGATCGGCAACTTCAAGGCGCTGTTCGAGGCGATCGAGCGCGAGCAGGAGCTCCGCGGCAACTTCTGA